One Dictyostelium discoideum AX4 chromosome 3 chromosome, whole genome shotgun sequence genomic region harbors:
- a CDS encoding glycoside hydrolase family 63 protein has product MKKINIITSSLLLLILITFSSLIKSDETTTVESERDESTKKKTESLDQIPIGLNGLNDTLYWGTYRPHTYFGMKSRSTLPINTGLIWSTPNIGMGTYNKFHYKVVQGGDNGIKSYTWTKHDGKNFGSQEIIDVQGHLNLTTSFIKNSGQKGGDWSVRISGKSNYTNKGGVPLVSLIYYIHDESLKKSSENGLNINIADNNNNNNNNNNNNNNNNNNNNNNNNNNNNNIHIKGEHPEIGKYTLHFKDIKSSNDNDDNNNNNCLEEMRKEEYNLVDSQKDLCDWRFYGSSNYDLNSNWNVFNNIFDQDFNQHNEAVFRTWHTQRFKHFIPTLPNKLKQNSNVIAVQRVLTVPFNIEISFISHEFHNEKELSEEKVEEIVKSILTGSEFDKTYSKFEKQFDDKFNKKFLGEKLKKHKPEIYKVSKESLSNLLGGFGYWYGSGITKKSLKSDKIIKSKPVALFSATPSRPAFPRGFLWDEGFQQLLASTFDVELTIESLSHWLNIMDENGWIPREQILGLEAASMVPEEFRLQLPNIANPPSIILAINKLLEISQAYKERTTTNNNNNNNVDSNNFKINMIRDLSVIIENNKEYDSIQRFLHSALPRIERFYQYYWNTQSSGLIENSFRWRGRKVNHTLASGLDDYPRALEPSTSEIHVDLNSWVAFFAKSLSTLTKYLGGSDNKNQEKSELYFKQFTLIRSNIEQMHWDEEENLFHDILIHKNGSKQFIRTYGYMNYFPMLLGVLDVDSAKLSPLLTTLKDVNGIWSRWGIRSMSLKDKNFGTHENYWKGPIWININYLFVHSMNKFYTKTPSINECYQTLRFNLINNIGNIYSETGNIYEQYDPITGLGTRNRPFNGWTALVSLISSEQY; this is encoded by the exons atgaaaaaaattaatataataacatcatctttattattattaattttaattacattttcatcattaattaaatcagaTGAAACAACAACAGTGGAGAGTGAAAGAGATgaatcaacaaaaaaaaaaacagaatcATTAGATCAAATTCCTATAGGGTTAAATGGTTTAAATGATACATTATACTGGGGTACCTATAGACCTCATACTTATTTTGGTATGAAATCAAGATCAACTTTACCAATTAATACAGGTTTAATTTGGTCAACACCAAATATTGGAATGGGAACctataataaatttcattataaaGTAGTTCAAGGTGGTGATAATGGTATCAAAAGTTATACATGGACAAAACATGATGGTAAAAACTTTGGTTCTCAAGAAATTATTGATGTTCAAggtcatttaaatttaacaacttcatttattaaaaattctggtcaaaaag gtgGTGATTGGTCAGTTAGAATTAGTggtaaatcaaattatacaaataaaGGAGGAGTACCATTGGTctcattaatttattatatacatGATGAAAGtttaaagaaatcatcaGAAAATggattaaatattaatatagcagataataataataataataataataataataataataataataataataataataataataataataataataataataataataataatatacatataaaaGGTGAACATCCAGAAATTGGAAAATACACTTTACAttttaaagatataaaatcatcaaatgataatgatgataataataataataattgtttagaaGAAATGAGAAAAGAAGAATATAATTTAGTAGATAGTCAAAAAGATTTATGTGATTGGAGATTCTATGGTTCATCAAActatgatttaaattcaaattggaatgtttttaataatatttttgacCAAGATTTTAATCAACACAATGAAGCTGTCTTCCGTACTTGGCATACTCAAAgatttaaacattttattcCAACTTTACCAAATAAACTTAAACAAAATTCAAATGTTATTGCAGTTCAAAGAGTTTTAACTGTACCATTTAAT attgaaatttcatttatttcacATGAATTtcataatgaaaaagaattatcagaagaaaaagttgaagaaattgttaaatcaattttaacaggttcagaatttgataaaacatattcaaaatttgaaaaacaatttgatgataaatttaataagaaATTCCTtggtgaaaaattaaaaaaacataaaccAGAAATTTATAAAGTATCAAAAGAGTCACTAAGTAATTTATTAGGTGGTTTCGGTTATTGGTATGGTAGTGGTATTACAaagaaatctttaaaatctgataaaattattaaatctaaaCCAGTT gcaTTATTTTCAGCAACACCATCAAGACCAGCATTTCCAAGAGGATTTTTATGGGATGAAGGatttcaacaattattagCATCAACATTTGATGTTGAATTaacaattgaatcattatcaCATTGGTTAAATATTATGGATGAAAATGGTTGGATACCAAGAGAACAAATTCTTGGACTTGAAGCAGCATCAATGGTACCAGAGGAATTTAGATTACAATTACCAAATATTGCAAATCCACCATCAATCATATTagcaattaataaattattagagATTTCACAAGCATATAAAGAGAGAAcaacaactaataataataataataataatgttgatagtaataattttaaaattaatatgattAGAGATCTTTCagttattattgaaaataataaagagtATGATTCAATTCAAAGATTTTTACATTCAGCATTACCAAGAATTGAAagattttatcaatattattggAATACTCAATCATCAggtttaattgaaaattcattcCGTTGGAGAGGTAGAAAGGTTAATCATACATTGGCATCTGGATTAGATGATTATCCAAGAGCATTGGAACCATCGACTTCAGAGATACATGTGGATTTAAATAGTTGGGTTGCTTTCTTTgcaaaatcattatcaactcTTACAAAATATTTAGGTGGTAGTGATAATAAGAATCAAGAGAAATCTGAACTTTATTTCAAACAATTTACATTGATTCGATCAAATATTGAGCAAATGCATTGGGATGAGGAAGAGAATCTTTTCCATGACATTTTAATTCACAAGAATGGTAGTAAACAGTTTATTAGAACTTATGGTTACATGAATTATTTCCCAATGTTATTGGGTGTGTTGGATGTTGATTCTGCAAAACTTTCACCACTCTTAACCACTCTCAAAGATGTTAATGGAATTTGGTCAAGATGGGGTATTCGTTCAATGTCTTTAAAGGATAAGAATTTCGGTACTCATGAAAACTATTGGAAAGGTCCAATTTGgatcaatatcaattatCTCTTTGTTCATTCTATGAATAAATTCTATACAAAAACTCCTTCAATCAATGAATGTTATCAAACACTCAGATTCAATCTCATCAATAACATTGGTAATATTTACTCTGAAACTGGTAATATCTATGAACAATATGATCCAATAACTGGTTTAGGTACAAGAAATCGTCCATTTAATGGTTGGACTGCTTtagtttctttaatttcttctgaacaatattaa